One genomic segment of Primulina tabacum isolate GXHZ01 chromosome 9, ASM2559414v2, whole genome shotgun sequence includes these proteins:
- the LOC142504367 gene encoding uncharacterized protein LOC142504367 — MSCIVWNARGLGNQRAFRELQRLIAEKNTSLIFLCETKLRDFNCKSWKVVLGFSGLFVVNCEGRSGGLILLWKEPLNVTVLSYSSGHIDSIVRHGEKRWRFTGFYGHPEANNRHISWTLLRRLSCMHELSRFPWIVGGDFNEIFFDTEKHGGNPQPLGQTRAFREVLDVSNLQYLHVEGEFFTWVNRRAHPNVIFERIDRYVATFE; from the coding sequence ATGAGTTGCATCGTTTGGAATGCTCGGGGGCTTGGGAACCAACGGGCATTCCGGGAATTGCAGCGGCTTATCGCTGAAAAGAACACGTCCCTTATATTTCTTTGTGAAACAAAATTAAGGGACTTTAATTGCAAGAGTTGGAAAGTTGTTCTGGGTTTTTCTGGGTTATTTGTAGTTAATTGTGAGGGCAGAAGTGGAGGATTGATTCTGTTGTGGAAGGAGCCTTTGAATGTCACAGTGCTTTCCTATTCTTCTGGGCATATTGATAGTATAGTGCGGCATGGGGAGAAGAGATGGAGATTTACGGGCTTTTACGGCCACCCAGAGGCGAATAACAGACATATATCTTGGACACTCCTACGTCGTCTGAGTTGCATGCATGAATTGAGCAGGTTTCCGTGGATCGTGGGCGgtgattttaatgaaattttcttCGACACAGAAAAGCATGGGGGTAACCCACAGCCCCTAGGGCAGACTAGAGCGTTTCGTGAGGTGCTTGATGTTTCCAACCTCCAATATCTCCATGTTGAGGGGGAATTCTTTACTTGGGTCAATCGTCGTGCTCATCCCAATGTTATTTTTGAAAGGATCGACAGATATGTGGCTACTTTTGAGTGA